In Schaalia sp. JY-X169, the following are encoded in one genomic region:
- a CDS encoding FeoA family protein: MKLAKCPLHTRAQIVDVSVDGRFDLRLQELGVRVGAKFSVVNKAAFGGRVLNIAGTRIAVDHRSLQQISVAAIQ; encoded by the coding sequence ATGAAGCTTGCCAAGTGCCCCCTACATACCCGGGCGCAAATTGTTGACGTCAGTGTTGACGGGAGATTCGACCTTCGCCTGCAAGAGCTGGGCGTCCGAGTCGGCGCCAAGTTCTCCGTGGTGAACAAGGCCGCGTTTGGTGGGCGCGTCCTCAACATTGCCGGAACGCGTATCGCTGTGGACCACCGCAGCCTGCAGCAGATTTCGGTCGCTGCCATACAATGA
- the dtd gene encoding D-aminoacyl-tRNA deacylase, producing the protein MKAVLQRALTASVEVEGEIVGAIERPGLVALVGVFRDDNEGDARKLARRIATMRILEDEESLESLGAPALVISQFTLAGRTRKGTRPSWSDAAPGEVAEPLVNLVVAELQALGVETATGRFGAMMNVSLVNNGPFTVIIDTRQTRASQRS; encoded by the coding sequence ATGAAGGCGGTTCTACAGCGGGCATTGACGGCTTCTGTCGAAGTTGAGGGCGAGATTGTGGGTGCGATCGAGAGACCCGGCCTGGTCGCCCTCGTCGGCGTCTTCAGAGACGACAATGAAGGGGACGCGCGAAAGCTAGCGCGAAGAATCGCCACCATGCGCATCCTGGAGGACGAAGAATCGCTTGAGAGTCTCGGCGCGCCAGCCCTGGTGATTTCGCAGTTCACGCTTGCCGGCAGGACCCGCAAAGGAACGCGCCCGTCGTGGTCAGATGCGGCCCCTGGTGAGGTTGCGGAGCCCCTTGTTAACCTGGTCGTTGCAGAACTTCAGGCCCTGGGCGTCGAGACGGCAACCGGACGCTTCGGCGCCATGATGAACGTGTCCTTGGTGAACAACGGGCCCTTCACCGTGATCATTGATACCAGGCAAACGCGCGCATCCCAGCGTTCCTGA
- a CDS encoding alpha/beta hydrolase: MHNRPNHPHAGTRSSRNAKPGSDSNLSALHIAEQGSIEDIGLLDEATFLAAEARLPDVDEGGSANVLAPWGKSGPPRPGTWATDILGEDFEARTLPLGEDDEGQVVATLVRRRTLQSQDHRSRKNSLLRWAKTLGRSPRTNAPKFAVLYIHGRNDYFFHTEAARTLSEMGGVFYAVDLRKFGRSLRPWQTIGYSADLGDYDRDIEAAIALIRDDHPDLPLYIFAHSTGGLIATLWAWRNPGVLAGLILNSAWLELQIHTNMRGAIHQVAKRLAAVRPRAAIIGKSKSDTYFRSLSEGWDASGLQVPAYFQELTSDPAKVGWNVRPEWKVPLSYPAPAAWLATILDGHELVEEQVHLDCPVLAMASTRSTTEEDWSEAMFNSDVVLDADLITERAADLSDSVTIARFPGKHDLLLSDPPVRADIYATIKRWLTYVSESSTETD; the protein is encoded by the coding sequence ATGCACAATAGGCCGAATCACCCACACGCAGGAACCAGATCCAGCCGAAACGCGAAACCTGGTTCTGACTCAAACCTCTCAGCCCTACACATAGCCGAGCAGGGTTCGATAGAGGATATCGGCCTCCTGGACGAGGCAACATTTTTGGCCGCAGAGGCACGCCTCCCCGATGTGGACGAGGGCGGAAGCGCCAACGTCCTCGCCCCCTGGGGAAAGAGTGGGCCACCCCGACCAGGAACCTGGGCCACCGACATTCTGGGAGAAGACTTTGAAGCGCGCACCCTACCTTTGGGTGAGGACGACGAGGGGCAAGTGGTCGCCACACTGGTTCGGAGGCGCACCCTCCAGTCTCAAGACCACAGGAGCCGAAAGAACAGTCTTCTGCGCTGGGCGAAGACTCTAGGACGCAGTCCGCGCACCAACGCGCCAAAGTTCGCCGTCCTCTACATCCACGGCAGGAACGACTACTTTTTCCATACTGAAGCCGCACGCACGCTCAGCGAAATGGGGGGCGTCTTCTACGCCGTTGACCTCCGGAAGTTCGGACGTTCACTGCGCCCTTGGCAAACAATTGGCTACTCAGCTGACCTGGGCGACTACGACCGCGATATCGAAGCTGCAATTGCTCTGATTCGGGATGACCACCCCGACCTCCCTCTCTACATCTTCGCTCACTCGACCGGAGGCCTGATTGCCACCCTATGGGCATGGCGCAACCCGGGGGTCCTGGCCGGACTAATCCTCAACTCAGCGTGGCTCGAACTTCAGATACACACCAACATGCGGGGTGCCATCCACCAGGTTGCCAAGAGGTTGGCGGCAGTCCGCCCTCGTGCAGCAATAATCGGCAAATCCAAGAGTGACACGTACTTCCGCTCACTCTCGGAGGGGTGGGATGCCAGCGGCCTCCAAGTACCTGCGTACTTCCAAGAGCTGACCAGCGACCCAGCGAAGGTCGGCTGGAACGTGCGTCCGGAATGGAAAGTGCCGCTTTCCTATCCGGCTCCGGCAGCTTGGCTCGCAACCATCCTCGATGGTCACGAACTAGTCGAGGAGCAAGTTCACCTCGACTGCCCGGTACTTGCCATGGCCTCCACCCGCTCGACAACCGAGGAAGACTGGTCAGAAGCAATGTTCAACAGCGACGTCGTCTTGGATGCCGACCTGATCACCGAACGTGCAGCGGACCTGTCCGACTCGGTAACCATTGCCAGATTCCCAGGGAAACACGACCTGCTCCTGTCCGACCCCCCAGTTCGAGCCGACATTTACGCCACCATCAAGCGGTGGCTCACCTACGTCTCAGAAAGCTCTACTGAGACTGATTAA
- the feoB gene encoding ferrous iron transport protein B, translating into MSCPHCGPSSATGGTAVQECTAKGGAHVEPTILLVGNPNVGKSTVFNLITGARQAVVNAPGTTVEVAVGRSARTSARVVDMPGTYSLVAQSPDEQVVVDTLAGAQGSFTDPSSGRDVDLVVCVLDATALTRSLYLLAQVARMGRPMVALVTLDDIAESEGERTDTDALANVLGIPVLAIDPREHKAKVTAEDFLARGLALRPYLRGIEPNPHEPGESVEELFDWVEKTEAKLGRAETDSAKMSRSDRIDRVLLNPWLGIPVFIALMWLLFKVAGEWIGPVMDLFDGFFTSDAPGAISVANLANSLLALAGWQDTWVQGFLVGGVLTGLGVVASFVPLMFVIFLMISLLEDSGYMARAAFLGDRLMRKIGLDGRVIMPLIMGFGCNLPSLAAVRTLPNNRQRIVTVLITPYTSCAARLTIYLMIARIFFPNHTGTVVFGLYMLSIIMVVLGALVLRPFFTKNETQAPLMLVLPPYGVPRILSTIYKTWLRSWSFVKGAGKIIVAMTLVVWVLASIPTTTGYGFADPELPMEDSAYGATAQMLVPIFQPAGFGEWHMTGALMTGFVAKETVISSIVVSYNLDEAAAGDAEDGGADLGSLPALVQDSFREAAGDAAPLGALAFLIFVLTYTPCLATVAEQVRQIGGRLTTAAVAVQLVVAWLLAVGFFQIGSLFL; encoded by the coding sequence ATGAGCTGCCCGCATTGCGGTCCGTCCTCTGCTACAGGGGGCACCGCCGTTCAAGAGTGCACTGCTAAAGGCGGAGCGCATGTTGAGCCCACGATCCTCTTGGTTGGCAACCCGAACGTCGGCAAGTCAACGGTCTTCAATCTGATCACCGGCGCACGGCAGGCAGTGGTGAACGCGCCGGGCACGACTGTTGAAGTTGCAGTGGGTCGCTCTGCGCGAACCAGTGCCCGTGTGGTTGACATGCCCGGCACCTATTCTCTTGTTGCCCAGTCACCTGACGAGCAGGTTGTCGTGGACACTCTCGCCGGCGCACAGGGGTCCTTCACAGACCCGTCCTCGGGTCGAGATGTCGACCTAGTCGTTTGCGTTCTCGATGCAACAGCCCTGACGCGATCTCTCTATCTGCTCGCCCAAGTGGCGCGGATGGGTCGGCCGATGGTCGCCCTCGTCACCCTTGATGACATTGCTGAGTCCGAGGGCGAGAGGACAGACACGGACGCCCTCGCCAATGTCTTGGGCATCCCAGTTCTGGCCATCGATCCGCGCGAGCACAAGGCAAAGGTTACTGCGGAGGACTTCCTGGCACGCGGATTGGCTCTGCGCCCCTATCTAAGAGGAATCGAACCCAATCCGCACGAACCCGGAGAAAGCGTCGAGGAACTCTTCGATTGGGTGGAAAAGACTGAAGCCAAGTTGGGTCGCGCTGAGACAGACTCGGCGAAGATGTCACGCTCGGACCGCATCGACCGCGTCCTACTGAACCCCTGGCTGGGAATCCCCGTCTTCATTGCCCTGATGTGGCTGCTTTTCAAGGTGGCGGGTGAATGGATCGGACCGGTCATGGACCTGTTCGACGGATTCTTCACCTCCGACGCTCCTGGCGCCATCTCTGTCGCGAACCTCGCCAACTCCCTACTGGCTCTTGCGGGTTGGCAGGACACGTGGGTGCAAGGTTTCTTAGTCGGAGGTGTACTGACTGGCCTCGGTGTCGTCGCCTCATTCGTGCCGCTGATGTTCGTGATCTTCTTGATGATTTCCCTGTTGGAGGACTCGGGCTACATGGCTCGGGCTGCATTCCTTGGGGACAGGCTGATGCGCAAGATTGGTTTGGATGGCCGTGTCATCATGCCTCTGATCATGGGTTTTGGATGTAACCTCCCCTCTCTGGCGGCGGTGCGGACGCTTCCGAACAATCGTCAGCGTATCGTCACTGTGCTGATCACGCCCTACACCTCTTGCGCTGCGCGGCTGACCATTTACCTGATGATTGCGCGGATCTTTTTCCCAAACCACACGGGAACCGTGGTTTTCGGGCTTTACATGCTCTCAATCATCATGGTGGTCCTGGGCGCGCTGGTCTTGCGACCGTTCTTCACGAAGAACGAAACACAAGCGCCCCTGATGCTGGTGCTTCCTCCGTACGGAGTTCCCAGGATCCTCTCCACAATTTACAAGACCTGGCTGCGGTCCTGGTCTTTCGTGAAGGGTGCCGGCAAGATCATTGTTGCAATGACGCTGGTGGTTTGGGTGCTGGCATCAATTCCAACGACCACGGGCTATGGGTTTGCGGACCCGGAGCTTCCCATGGAGGACTCTGCATACGGCGCGACAGCGCAAATGCTGGTGCCTATCTTCCAGCCGGCGGGTTTCGGAGAGTGGCACATGACCGGCGCGTTAATGACCGGCTTTGTTGCGAAGGAAACCGTCATTTCCTCCATCGTGGTCTCCTACAATCTGGACGAGGCCGCCGCTGGAGACGCCGAGGACGGAGGGGCCGACCTGGGTAGTTTGCCCGCCCTCGTGCAGGATTCCTTCCGCGAAGCTGCGGGGGACGCGGCGCCACTTGGAGCATTGGCATTCCTGATTTTCGTCCTCACGTACACTCCGTGTCTGGCGACAGTCGCAGAGCAGGTTCGCCAAATTGGAGGGCGCCTCACCACGGCTGCAGTTGCCGTTCAGTTGGTTGTGGCATGGCTTCTTGCGGTTGGCTTCTTCCAAATCGGAAGCCTCTTCCTGTGA
- a CDS encoding C40 family peptidase, with protein MTQSTTAKKRGSTTKRTAGLLATMALGFGAILGGQAALAAPSQEDVNNARQEVAYAEMSVAQLEIQLSAASQAAADANVAAATAGEAANQAQVRLDEAKEAAKTATAEASKALEAYEVGLKDFASVAQVAYRGGTGSLDALAPYLEADGLANLEQRRNTVSSFGLAADNQMQQVAALRQVADLMETAAQKAKAAQEEAYVEVAEKAEEAAAAAESASQIVAEAERTRTAMLEELAVKRQTSVELERERIAAAEAQREQEALDRLLAQNTAPTPTPAPSNPTPAPTPAPTPTPTPTPTPTPAPTPTPTPTPPPSSGTSSSALSYARSQVGKPYVWGAAGPNAYDCSGLVKWSFAQVGKSVPRVSSAQYFGGTQVPFSQAQAGDLIFWSSNGSSSGIYHVAFYIGGGQILHAPVPGSVVRTDSLFSVGSIMPYAVRV; from the coding sequence TTGACACAGTCAACTACGGCAAAGAAGCGTGGAAGTACAACTAAGAGGACCGCGGGACTTCTGGCGACAATGGCGCTGGGGTTCGGAGCGATACTCGGTGGACAGGCGGCTTTGGCTGCTCCCTCTCAGGAGGATGTCAACAACGCGCGCCAAGAGGTCGCCTACGCGGAAATGTCAGTAGCCCAACTGGAGATTCAGCTTTCTGCAGCATCCCAAGCCGCCGCCGACGCCAACGTTGCCGCAGCCACCGCAGGTGAAGCTGCAAACCAGGCTCAGGTTCGTTTGGATGAGGCCAAAGAGGCGGCAAAGACTGCCACGGCAGAAGCATCCAAGGCCCTCGAAGCTTATGAAGTGGGTTTGAAAGACTTCGCAAGCGTTGCGCAAGTCGCGTATAGGGGAGGCACTGGTTCCCTGGATGCGCTTGCTCCCTATCTGGAAGCGGACGGCCTCGCCAACCTAGAGCAACGTCGCAACACGGTTTCTTCTTTCGGGCTGGCAGCAGATAACCAGATGCAACAGGTTGCCGCACTGCGTCAGGTTGCAGATCTCATGGAGACAGCGGCGCAGAAGGCCAAAGCAGCGCAGGAAGAAGCCTACGTAGAAGTAGCGGAGAAGGCTGAAGAGGCCGCCGCCGCCGCAGAATCGGCAAGCCAGATTGTGGCAGAAGCGGAACGCACTCGTACCGCCATGCTCGAGGAGCTGGCTGTGAAGCGGCAGACTTCCGTCGAACTTGAACGTGAGCGCATTGCTGCGGCAGAGGCGCAGCGTGAGCAAGAGGCTCTTGACCGCTTGTTGGCCCAGAACACAGCGCCGACTCCAACTCCAGCTCCTTCGAACCCAACACCCGCGCCGACTCCAGCGCCAACTCCGACACCGACACCGACGCCAACACCGACTCCAGCGCCAACACCTACACCTACACCGACCCCACCGCCTTCAAGTGGCACATCGTCGAGTGCTCTGAGCTACGCGCGTTCACAGGTCGGTAAACCCTATGTTTGGGGTGCAGCAGGACCCAACGCTTACGACTGCTCGGGGTTAGTCAAGTGGTCTTTCGCCCAGGTCGGGAAATCTGTGCCGCGAGTCTCATCCGCGCAGTACTTCGGTGGAACTCAAGTGCCATTCTCGCAAGCGCAGGCCGGCGACCTGATCTTTTGGTCTTCCAACGGCAGCTCGAGTGGCATCTATCATGTTGCCTTCTACATTGGCGGTGGACAGATCCTTCACGCTCCCGTTCCGGGGAGTGTGGTGCGAACCGATTCTCTCTTCAGTGTCGGTAGCATCATGCCTTACGCGGTGCGCGTCTGA
- a CDS encoding ATP-dependent Clp protease ATP-binding subunit, with translation MFERFTDRARRVIVLAQEEARRLEHNYIGTEHLLLGLIHEGDGVAAKAMEMTGIKLEDARLAVTELIGEGEKPAEGHIPFTPRAKRVFELSFREALQLGHNYIGTEHLLLGLLKEGDGVAAQVLHKLDADPAKIRKAVMQLLQGYQSQGDGREAVGTSGAPVRDKERGNSALLEQFGRNLTQAAREGKLDPVIGRSNEMERVMQVLSRRTKNNPVLIGEPGVGKTAVVEGLAQAIVHGDVPETIKDKQIYSLDMGSLVAGSRYRGDFEERLKKVLKEIRTRGDIIVFIDEIHTLVGAGAAEGSIDAAQMLKPMLARGELQTIGATTLDEYRKHIEKDAALERRFQPVKVDEPTMEETVGILKGLRDRYEAHHKVVITDEAIEASAALADRYISDRFLPDKAIDLMDEAGARLRIRRMTAPPEIRELDDKIAQVRTAKEAAIDNQDFERAASLRDEEQKVSATRQEMESQWRGAGETEILEVTEDDIAQVLAMSTGIPVVKLTQTETTKLINMEDELHRRVVGQSEAVKALAQSIRRSRAGLKDPKRPGGSFIFAGPTGVGKTELAKTLAEFLFGDEDALIQLDMSEFSEKHTASRLFGAPPGYVGYDEGGQLTEKVRRRPFSVVLFDEVEKAHPDIFNSLLQILEEGHLTDSQGRKVDFKNTVILMTTNLGTRDINKGVMTGFQSSDSLTHDYDRMKSKVNEELRQHFRPEFLNRVDEIVVFPPLTRDDIKTIVDLMIGRLRLRMQEQDMGLQITDEARELLAERGYDPVLGARPLRRVIQRDIEDAVSERILFGTIKPGDVVTVGVREVDGKKEFSFNGEVNPVFPKEELLIEG, from the coding sequence ATGTTTGAACGGTTTACTGACCGAGCCCGCCGCGTCATCGTCCTCGCGCAGGAAGAAGCACGCAGGCTGGAGCACAACTACATCGGAACCGAGCATCTCCTGCTCGGGTTGATTCACGAGGGCGACGGCGTTGCCGCAAAAGCCATGGAGATGACGGGCATCAAGCTCGAGGACGCCCGACTCGCAGTCACCGAGCTGATCGGTGAGGGTGAGAAGCCGGCGGAAGGCCACATTCCCTTCACTCCGCGAGCCAAGCGCGTCTTCGAGCTGTCGTTCCGTGAGGCCCTGCAGCTGGGGCACAACTACATTGGCACGGAACACTTGCTACTCGGCCTCCTCAAAGAGGGTGACGGTGTCGCAGCGCAGGTTCTCCACAAGCTGGATGCTGACCCCGCCAAGATCCGCAAGGCTGTCATGCAGTTGCTGCAGGGCTATCAGAGTCAGGGTGACGGGCGGGAGGCTGTGGGCACCAGTGGCGCGCCGGTCCGTGACAAGGAACGCGGGAACTCCGCCCTCTTGGAGCAGTTCGGTCGCAACCTGACCCAGGCTGCCCGCGAAGGCAAGCTTGATCCTGTTATCGGGCGCTCAAATGAGATGGAACGCGTCATGCAGGTCCTCTCACGGCGCACCAAGAACAACCCGGTTCTGATTGGTGAGCCCGGCGTTGGTAAGACCGCCGTAGTTGAGGGGCTCGCACAGGCCATTGTTCACGGCGACGTTCCGGAAACCATCAAGGACAAGCAGATTTACAGCCTCGACATGGGTTCGCTTGTCGCTGGTTCCCGTTACCGTGGTGACTTCGAAGAGCGCCTCAAGAAGGTTCTCAAAGAGATCCGCACCCGCGGCGACATCATTGTCTTCATCGATGAAATCCACACGCTGGTTGGTGCCGGCGCTGCCGAGGGATCAATTGATGCGGCGCAGATGCTCAAGCCCATGCTTGCGCGCGGCGAACTGCAAACCATCGGTGCCACAACGCTGGATGAGTACCGCAAACACATTGAGAAGGACGCCGCCCTCGAACGTCGTTTCCAACCCGTCAAGGTGGATGAGCCGACGATGGAGGAGACCGTCGGGATCCTCAAGGGTTTGCGTGACCGCTACGAAGCACACCACAAAGTGGTTATCACGGATGAGGCGATTGAGGCGTCTGCGGCGCTTGCGGATCGTTACATTTCGGATCGTTTCTTGCCGGACAAGGCCATTGACCTGATGGACGAGGCTGGGGCACGGCTGCGTATTCGCCGCATGACGGCGCCTCCGGAGATCCGCGAACTGGATGACAAGATCGCCCAGGTTCGCACCGCTAAAGAAGCCGCGATTGACAATCAGGACTTCGAGCGTGCCGCCTCCTTGCGTGATGAGGAGCAGAAGGTTTCTGCTACTCGCCAGGAAATGGAATCACAGTGGCGCGGTGCGGGGGAGACTGAGATTCTTGAGGTCACCGAGGACGACATTGCGCAGGTTCTTGCCATGTCGACTGGTATCCCAGTCGTGAAGTTGACGCAGACTGAGACGACCAAGTTGATCAACATGGAAGACGAACTGCACCGTCGCGTTGTCGGTCAGTCAGAGGCCGTCAAGGCTCTGGCGCAGTCGATTCGACGCAGTCGCGCAGGGCTCAAAGACCCGAAGCGTCCCGGTGGTTCGTTCATCTTTGCCGGGCCCACGGGTGTTGGTAAAACTGAGCTCGCGAAGACATTGGCTGAGTTCCTCTTCGGGGATGAGGATGCCCTCATCCAGTTGGATATGTCGGAGTTCTCTGAGAAGCACACTGCTTCGCGACTGTTCGGTGCACCTCCCGGATACGTTGGTTACGACGAGGGCGGACAGTTGACGGAGAAGGTTCGTCGTCGCCCGTTCTCAGTTGTCCTGTTTGACGAGGTTGAGAAGGCACACCCCGATATCTTCAACTCACTGTTGCAGATCCTTGAGGAAGGCCACCTGACTGATTCCCAGGGTCGCAAGGTTGACTTCAAGAACACGGTCATCTTGATGACCACCAACCTAGGGACCCGTGACATCAACAAGGGTGTCATGACTGGCTTCCAGTCGTCAGACTCGCTGACCCACGATTATGACAGGATGAAGTCCAAGGTCAATGAGGAATTACGTCAGCACTTCCGCCCCGAGTTCCTCAACCGCGTTGATGAGATCGTGGTGTTCCCGCCACTGACCCGCGATGACATCAAGACGATCGTGGATTTGATGATTGGGCGCTTGCGTCTGCGGATGCAGGAGCAGGACATGGGCTTGCAGATCACTGATGAGGCCCGTGAACTACTGGCCGAACGTGGCTACGATCCGGTCCTCGGCGCACGTCCATTGCGTCGCGTTATCCAGCGGGATATCGAGGACGCCGTGTCGGAGCGCATCCTGTTTGGGACAATCAAGCCAGGTGACGTTGTCACGGTTGGTGTGCGCGAGGTCGATGGTAAGAAGGAGTTCTCATTCAACGGTGAGGTCAACCCGGTCTTCCCCAAAGAAGAACTGCTCATCGAAGGTTAG
- the ppdK gene encoding pyruvate, phosphate dikinase, whose product MVKYVYDFSQGDKDQKDLLGGKGANLAEMTRLGLPVPPGFTITTEACRVYLESGYVPEELSTEVTKELRKVEETMGRELGDSTHPLLVSVRSGAKFSMPGMMETVLNIGLNDESVEGLAKDADERFAWDSYRRLIQMFGKTVLDIDGDLFGDALEQLKEDRGVTADTELGAQDWKTLVATYKEIVERETGKQFPQDPRDQMDMAIEAVFRSWNTERAKIYRRRERIPEDLGTAVNVQTMVFGNLGDTSGTGVCFTRDPSTGHSGVYGDYLMNAQGEDVVAGIRNTEPLAELETQDPAAYKELRATMRKLETHYQDLCDIEFTIQQGKLWMLQTRVGKRTAAAAFRVATQLVDEKLITRDEALERVTGEQLTNLMFPQISAKAEKVRIAKGMAASPGAAGGRIAFNNAQAEAFAAEGVKCVLVRRETNPEDLPGMVAAEGVLTARGGKTSHAAVVARGMGTTCVVGADELLINDAEGTLKVGDYVLTTDDIITIDGSTGEVFLGAVEVEDSAVTTYLHDGLEAGLEAAGDDEGTRELIESVDRILTHADSVRRLQVRANADNPLDATNAIDFGAQGIGLCRTEHMFLGDRRPLVERVILSEAGSVDQQEAFDALEVLQKGDFLEMLRTLDGKPMTIRLIDPPLHEFLPDLTTLEVKSAVAKALGEEVSAEDERLLTEVRRLHEANPMLGLRGVRLGLYLPGLFKLQARAIAEATAELKAEGLDPRPEIMVPLVASIREQQLVRSFLEPEIEAVEKAAGVELSIPVGCMVELPRAAVTAQDLAREADFFSFGTNDLTQTVWGFSRDDVEGAFFDEYIEAGVFGVSPFETIDINGVGRVVEIGVARGRSTKPDLKLGVCGEHGGDPASIHFFNKVGLDYVSCSPFRVPVARLEAGRAAVMQG is encoded by the coding sequence ATGGTCAAATATGTTTACGATTTCTCCCAGGGTGACAAGGATCAGAAGGATCTCCTGGGCGGAAAGGGCGCTAACCTCGCCGAAATGACTCGCCTGGGACTTCCGGTTCCCCCCGGATTCACAATTACTACCGAAGCTTGCCGCGTTTACCTTGAGTCCGGATACGTTCCGGAAGAGCTCTCAACCGAGGTAACGAAGGAACTTCGCAAAGTTGAAGAGACTATGGGTCGGGAGCTTGGCGACTCCACTCACCCACTACTTGTTTCGGTTCGTTCCGGCGCAAAGTTCTCCATGCCCGGCATGATGGAAACCGTCCTCAACATCGGCCTCAACGATGAGTCGGTAGAGGGACTGGCGAAGGACGCCGATGAGCGTTTTGCGTGGGATTCCTACCGTCGCCTCATCCAGATGTTCGGTAAGACCGTCCTCGACATTGATGGTGACCTCTTCGGTGACGCCCTCGAGCAACTCAAGGAAGACCGCGGTGTTACAGCGGATACGGAACTGGGTGCGCAGGATTGGAAGACCCTGGTCGCAACGTACAAGGAAATCGTCGAGCGGGAGACGGGTAAGCAGTTCCCACAGGATCCGCGCGATCAGATGGACATGGCAATCGAAGCTGTGTTCCGTTCTTGGAATACCGAGCGCGCCAAGATCTACCGTCGTCGTGAGCGTATTCCTGAGGATCTGGGTACCGCCGTCAACGTTCAGACCATGGTGTTTGGCAACCTTGGCGATACCTCAGGCACGGGTGTCTGCTTCACGCGCGACCCCTCCACCGGGCACTCCGGTGTGTACGGCGACTACCTGATGAATGCCCAGGGCGAGGACGTTGTTGCGGGTATTCGCAACACCGAGCCGCTGGCTGAGCTGGAGACCCAGGATCCCGCTGCTTACAAGGAACTACGCGCGACCATGCGCAAGCTTGAGACGCACTACCAGGACCTGTGCGACATTGAGTTCACGATCCAACAGGGCAAGCTGTGGATGTTGCAGACTCGCGTCGGTAAGCGTACGGCCGCCGCTGCGTTCCGCGTTGCGACCCAGTTGGTTGATGAGAAGCTGATTACCCGTGATGAGGCGCTGGAGCGCGTTACCGGTGAGCAGTTGACGAACCTGATGTTCCCGCAGATTTCGGCTAAGGCTGAGAAGGTGCGGATTGCCAAGGGTATGGCTGCGTCACCAGGGGCTGCTGGTGGTCGTATTGCCTTCAACAACGCCCAGGCAGAGGCTTTTGCAGCCGAGGGCGTGAAGTGTGTTCTGGTGCGTCGTGAAACCAACCCGGAAGACCTTCCAGGCATGGTTGCGGCCGAGGGCGTGCTGACGGCGCGTGGTGGTAAGACCTCGCACGCTGCTGTTGTTGCGCGTGGCATGGGCACAACCTGTGTTGTGGGTGCTGACGAACTGCTCATCAATGACGCAGAAGGAACCCTGAAGGTTGGCGACTACGTCCTCACCACGGATGACATCATCACCATTGATGGTTCAACTGGCGAGGTCTTCCTCGGAGCTGTTGAGGTCGAGGATTCGGCTGTTACCACCTACCTGCATGACGGTCTTGAGGCTGGCTTGGAGGCCGCTGGTGACGATGAGGGGACCCGTGAACTGATTGAGTCGGTTGACCGCATCCTCACTCACGCGGATTCCGTGCGTCGCCTGCAGGTTCGCGCCAATGCTGACAACCCGTTGGATGCCACCAATGCGATTGACTTTGGTGCTCAGGGGATTGGCCTGTGCCGTACCGAGCACATGTTCCTCGGTGACCGTCGTCCGCTTGTCGAGCGCGTCATTCTTTCTGAGGCCGGCTCAGTCGACCAGCAGGAAGCATTCGATGCCCTTGAGGTGTTGCAGAAGGGCGACTTCCTCGAGATGCTCCGCACCCTTGACGGCAAGCCGATGACGATCCGTCTGATCGACCCGCCATTGCACGAGTTCCTTCCAGATCTCACCACACTTGAAGTGAAGTCGGCAGTTGCTAAGGCACTGGGTGAAGAAGTCTCCGCTGAGGATGAACGCCTGCTCACTGAGGTTCGTCGTCTCCATGAAGCCAACCCGATGCTGGGCTTGCGCGGCGTTCGCCTTGGTCTGTACCTGCCGGGTCTGTTCAAGCTGCAGGCCCGCGCGATTGCTGAGGCAACCGCGGAGCTGAAGGCAGAGGGGTTGGATCCCCGTCCGGAGATTATGGTGCCTCTGGTTGCATCGATCCGCGAGCAGCAGTTGGTGCGCTCCTTCCTTGAGCCTGAGATTGAGGCGGTTGAGAAGGCTGCGGGCGTCGAGCTAAGCATCCCGGTTGGCTGCATGGTTGAGTTGCCACGCGCCGCAGTCACGGCCCAGGACCTGGCCCGCGAAGCGGACTTCTTCTCCTTTGGTACGAACGACCTGACGCAGACGGTGTGGGGCTTCTCCCGCGATGACGTCGAGGGCGCGTTCTTCGATGAGTACATCGAAGCTGGCGTGTTCGGTGTCTCTCCGTTTGAAACCATAGACATCAATGGCGTTGGTCGGGTTGTTGAGATCGGTGTGGCACGCGGCCGCAGCACGAAGCCCGACCTCAAGTTGGGTGTCTGTGGTGAACACGGTGGCGATCCGGCATCGATTCACTTCTTCAACAAGGTCGGCCTTGACTACGTGTCGTGCTCGCCGTTCCGCGTGCCGGTGGCTCGTCTTGAGGCGGGTCGCGCTGCAGTAATGCAGGGCTAG